GCGCGAGCAGGCCTACGCCGACACGCCGCTGCCGCTCGGCCCGGAGGCGACGATCAGCCAGCCCTACATCGTGGGCCTCATGCTGGAGAAGGCGGAGCTGGTGGCCGGCGAGCGCGCGCTCGAGATCGGTACCGGCTCGGGCTACCAGGCGGCGCTGCTCGCCGAACTCGGCGCCGAGACCTACAGCATCGAACTCGATGCCCGCCTCGCGGCGCAGGCGGCGCGCGCGCTCCTGGCTGCCGGGTATCCCGAGGTGCAACTGCGCGTGGGCGACGGCCGGGCCGGCTGGCCCGAGGCGGCGCCCTTCGCGGTGATCCTCGT
The window above is part of the bacterium genome. Proteins encoded here:
- a CDS encoding protein-L-isoaspartate O-methyltransferase produces the protein REQAYADTPLPLGPEATISQPYIVGLMLEKAELVAGERALEIGTGSGYQAALLAELGAETYSIELDARLAAQAARALLAAGYPEVQLRVGDGRAGWPEAAPFAVILVTAAAAVTPPALIEQLAEGGRLLIPVDTGPMAGGIENHQDLLRLRKRAGRLETERLLAVRFVPLR